One genomic region from Mytilus trossulus isolate FHL-02 chromosome 9, PNRI_Mtr1.1.1.hap1, whole genome shotgun sequence encodes:
- the LOC134685593 gene encoding mediator of RNA polymerase II transcription subunit 1-like isoform X40, which produces MNYQKVYMNQIHSSSLLCQLAQMWRSQLVCDAYIRTGTVTTKAHRVVLLAACPMLQSMEKASIGSHLEVRLTADIKQEAVNMFLQYLYEGFMLLTEENCKDVEKVARLLQVDSVIKCCADFYKCLESKTGNNMYSNSKYKYSSYDMLEFRHVRATDLQKTVQDRLMKRASEMGRPLSPSSKKQRLYRASTPPSESSQSSFSQRADDTFSMSHSYGSGQQEPWDRVPRPGANAASMSRGQSQRFQQPSVIDIVEDSIELIHVDPGDGSSHQPPSQKGVAVSVASQMDSGPPNISIVNVTGNTGPPHGPSPSQGHSQRQTSGPSYSSPHVPSSSSYTPRHSSVSSSPSQSKASDRAIISLTDPQISQITREVTHQLQQQEHSASSSRPPALQLAPGLTSPHESLSQQRPPHFPFTERLQQTASKPSFAAGSARQVGPPQMPNLHSGSSSTGSPSTLRPDRSPSLSGRSDSMDRPPSVEASKDSSKQKNEDSSTASSTDLMADITIIKVETGDETMSKEHKDSGQPGHSSDGVIHSTDHSGLLSGDTTGGLDMHVDAPDDGGTMTMQIQRNDDGMGQEGDSDIEELEATGDWPHDSNDDSSLSNDPNNPLGGFREPAPPFGHGSRKVNEEAEHILIHTEGNKLKACVYCQINKILAC; this is translated from the exons ATGAATTACCAGAAGGTTTATATGAACCAGATACATTCAAGCTCATTATTATGTCAGTTAGCTCAGATGTGGAGGAGCCAGCTAGTATGTGATGCTTACATAAGGACAGGAACTGTCACCACAAAG gccCACCGGGTTGTGTTACTTGCAGCATGTCCAATGTTACAATCCATGGAAAAAGCATCGATCGGTTCCCACTTGGAGGTACGACTGACAGCAGACATCAAACAGGAAGCAGTTAACATGTTCTTACAGTACTTATATGAAGGTTTCATGTTGCTCACAGAAGAAAATTGTAAAGACGTTGAAAAAGTAGCAAGACTTTTACAAGTGGACAGTGTAATCAAATGTTGTGCAGACTTTTATAAGTGTTTAGAATCAAAAACGGGGAACAATATGTATTCTAATTCAAAGTACAAATATTCATCTTATGATATGTTAGAATTCCGCCATGTTAGAGCAACTGACCTGCAGAAGACAGTACAAGATCGTCTTATGAAAAGAGCTTCAGAAATGGGTAGACCATTAAGCCCATCAAGTAAAAAACAAAGACTTTATAGAGCTTCAACACCACCATCAGAATCATCACAGTCAAGCTTCAGCCAAAGAGCTGATGATACATTCAGCATGTCTCACAGTTATGGGTCCGGTCAACAAGAACCATGGGATAGAGTACCACGACCTGGAGCTAATGCTGCTTCAATGTCAAGAGGTCAAAGTCAAAGGTTTCAACAACCAAGTGTCATTGATATCGTAGAAGACAGCATTGAATTAATTCATGTTGATCCAGGGGATGGCAGCAGTCATCAGCCGCCATCACAAAAAGGTGTTGCTGTTTCTGTGGCTAGCCAGATGGATAGTGGGCCTCCAAATATTAGCATTGTTAATGTAACGGGAAATACTGGACCTCCGCATGGTCCATCTCCAAGTCAAGGTCATTCACAGAGACAAACAAGTGGTCCTTCATATTCTTCACCACATGTTCCGTCATCATCCTCATACACACCCCGCCATTCATCAGTCAGTTCATCGCCATCACAGTCCAAAGCATCTGATCGTGCCATCATTTCATTAACCGATCCACAAATATCACAGATAACTAGAGAAGTCACCCATCAATTACAACAACAAGAACATAGTGCCTCATCTTCTCGACCGCCAGCATTACAGTTAGCCCCGGGCCTCACATCACCACATGAATCATTGTCACAACAAAGGCCACCTCATTTTCCCTTCACTGAAAGACTACAGCAGACTGCTAGCAAACCATCATTTGCTGCTGGCAGTGCCAGACAAGTCGGTCCACCACAGATGCCAAATCTCCACAGTGGTTCCTCCTCAACAGGTTCACCATCCACTTTACGACCAGATAGATCACCATCATTAAGTGGTAGAAGTGATAGTATGGATAGACCACCAAGTGTTGAGGCCAGCAAGGACAG ttcaaaacaaaaaaatgaagattccTCTACAGCAAGTTCAACAGATCTAATGGCAGACATAACAATAATCAAAGTAGAAACAGGAGATGAGACAATGTCTAAAGAACACAAGGACAGTGGTCAGCCTGGTCATTCCTCAGATGGTGTTATTCACTCCACAGATCATTCAGGTCTGTTGAGTGGGGATACGACTGGTGGTCTGGACATGCATGTAGATGCACCAGACGATGGCGGAACAATGACAATGCAAATACAACGGAATGACGACGGAATGGGACAGGAAGGAGATAGCGATATTGAGGAACTGGAAGCAACCGGAGATTGGCCACACGATAGTAACGATGATAGTAGTTTAAGCAATGATCCAAATAACCCACTTGGAGGATTTAGAG
- the LOC134685593 gene encoding mediator of RNA polymerase II transcription subunit 1-like isoform X39 encodes MNYQKVYMNQIHSSSLLCQLAQMWRSQLVCDAYIRTGTVTTKAHRVVLLAACPMLQSMEKASIGSHLEVRLTADIKQEAVNMFLQYLYEGFMLLTEENCKDVEKVARLLQVDSVIKCCADFYKCLESKTGNNMYSNSKYKYSSYDMLEFRHVRATDLQKTVQDRLMKRASEMGRPLSPSSKKQRLYRASTPPSESSQSSFSQRADDTFSMSHSYGSGQQEPWDRVPRPGANAASMSRGQSQRFQQPSVIDIVEDSIELIHVDPGDGSSHQPPSQKGVAVSVASQMDSGPPNISIVNVTGNTGPPHGPSPSQGHSQRQTSGPSYSSPHVPSSSSYTPRHSSVSSSPSQSKASDRAIISLTDPQISQITREVTHQLQQQEHSASSSRPPALQLAPGLTSPHESLSQQRPPHFPFTERLQQTASKPSFAAGSARQVGPPQMPNLHSGSSSTGSPSTLRPDRSPSLSGRSDSMDRPPSVEASKDSSKQKNEDSSTASSTDLMADITIIKVETGDETMSKEHKDSGQPGHSSDGVIHSTDHSGLLSGDTTGGLDMHVDAPDDGGTMTMQIQRNDDGMGQEGDSDIEELEATGDWPHDSNDDSSLSNDPNNPLGGFRGTVLCHRMIPNEGRRQLKCKQCKKNQIRTKSGCRVNSRFRCDICNVALCRERDCFKQYHEELFRN; translated from the exons ATGAATTACCAGAAGGTTTATATGAACCAGATACATTCAAGCTCATTATTATGTCAGTTAGCTCAGATGTGGAGGAGCCAGCTAGTATGTGATGCTTACATAAGGACAGGAACTGTCACCACAAAG gccCACCGGGTTGTGTTACTTGCAGCATGTCCAATGTTACAATCCATGGAAAAAGCATCGATCGGTTCCCACTTGGAGGTACGACTGACAGCAGACATCAAACAGGAAGCAGTTAACATGTTCTTACAGTACTTATATGAAGGTTTCATGTTGCTCACAGAAGAAAATTGTAAAGACGTTGAAAAAGTAGCAAGACTTTTACAAGTGGACAGTGTAATCAAATGTTGTGCAGACTTTTATAAGTGTTTAGAATCAAAAACGGGGAACAATATGTATTCTAATTCAAAGTACAAATATTCATCTTATGATATGTTAGAATTCCGCCATGTTAGAGCAACTGACCTGCAGAAGACAGTACAAGATCGTCTTATGAAAAGAGCTTCAGAAATGGGTAGACCATTAAGCCCATCAAGTAAAAAACAAAGACTTTATAGAGCTTCAACACCACCATCAGAATCATCACAGTCAAGCTTCAGCCAAAGAGCTGATGATACATTCAGCATGTCTCACAGTTATGGGTCCGGTCAACAAGAACCATGGGATAGAGTACCACGACCTGGAGCTAATGCTGCTTCAATGTCAAGAGGTCAAAGTCAAAGGTTTCAACAACCAAGTGTCATTGATATCGTAGAAGACAGCATTGAATTAATTCATGTTGATCCAGGGGATGGCAGCAGTCATCAGCCGCCATCACAAAAAGGTGTTGCTGTTTCTGTGGCTAGCCAGATGGATAGTGGGCCTCCAAATATTAGCATTGTTAATGTAACGGGAAATACTGGACCTCCGCATGGTCCATCTCCAAGTCAAGGTCATTCACAGAGACAAACAAGTGGTCCTTCATATTCTTCACCACATGTTCCGTCATCATCCTCATACACACCCCGCCATTCATCAGTCAGTTCATCGCCATCACAGTCCAAAGCATCTGATCGTGCCATCATTTCATTAACCGATCCACAAATATCACAGATAACTAGAGAAGTCACCCATCAATTACAACAACAAGAACATAGTGCCTCATCTTCTCGACCGCCAGCATTACAGTTAGCCCCGGGCCTCACATCACCACATGAATCATTGTCACAACAAAGGCCACCTCATTTTCCCTTCACTGAAAGACTACAGCAGACTGCTAGCAAACCATCATTTGCTGCTGGCAGTGCCAGACAAGTCGGTCCACCACAGATGCCAAATCTCCACAGTGGTTCCTCCTCAACAGGTTCACCATCCACTTTACGACCAGATAGATCACCATCATTAAGTGGTAGAAGTGATAGTATGGATAGACCACCAAGTGTTGAGGCCAGCAAGGACAG ttcaaaacaaaaaaatgaagattccTCTACAGCAAGTTCAACAGATCTAATGGCAGACATAACAATAATCAAAGTAGAAACAGGAGATGAGACAATGTCTAAAGAACACAAGGACAGTGGTCAGCCTGGTCATTCCTCAGATGGTGTTATTCACTCCACAGATCATTCAGGTCTGTTGAGTGGGGATACGACTGGTGGTCTGGACATGCATGTAGATGCACCAGACGATGGCGGAACAATGACAATGCAAATACAACGGAATGACGACGGAATGGGACAGGAAGGAGATAGCGATATTGAGGAACTGGAAGCAACCGGAGATTGGCCACACGATAGTAACGATGATAGTAGTTTAAGCAATGATCCAAATAACCCACTTGGAGGATTTAGAG